One part of the uncultured Bacteroides sp. genome encodes these proteins:
- the rimP gene encoding ribosome assembly cofactor RimP: MIEKSTVSQIVNDWLEGKEYFVVDVNVSPDDKILVEIDHAEGVWIEDCVELSKYIESKLNREEEDYELEVGSAGIGQPFKVLQQYYIHLGCDVEVLTKGGIKYTGVLKDVNEESFVVTVQKKMKETGEKRPKLVNEDLCFTYDEIKYTKYLISFK, translated from the coding sequence ATGATAGAAAAAAGTACTGTTAGTCAGATTGTTAATGACTGGCTTGAAGGTAAAGAGTATTTTGTGGTAGACGTAAATGTGTCTCCAGATGACAAGATCCTTGTGGAAATAGACCATGCTGAAGGGGTCTGGATTGAAGATTGTGTAGAGTTGAGCAAATATATTGAGTCAAAGCTTAACCGTGAAGAAGAGGATTATGAATTGGAAGTTGGTTCTGCCGGCATCGGTCAACCATTCAAGGTGTTACAACAATATTATATACATTTGGGTTGTGATGTCGAAGTGCTGACAAAAGGTGGAATTAAATATACCGGAGTTCTGAAAGATGTGAACGAAGAAAGTTTTGTTGTTACTGTTCAGAAAAAAATGAAAGAAACAGGAGAAAAACGTCCAAAGCTTGTGAACGAAGATCTCTGTTTTACATATGATGAAATAAAATATACTAAATACTTAATTAGTTTTAAATAA
- the infB gene encoding translation initiation factor IF-2 — translation MTIRLNKVTRDLNVGITTVVEFLQKKGFSIEANPNTKITEEQYAILVKEFSTDKNLRIESEKFIQERQNKDRNKASISIDGFEKEKKEEPAQKKVEKVIKVTVPEDAIPKFKPVGKIDLENLNKKTHTTQAAAPAKEEIVEKPKPAVAPQKVTPQPVAEQKPAEVPQPRPVVPEKKVEIQKEVTKAPVIAKEEVKAEKQAEQIIKEEKPVVIVKKESPKPVVNKENMPKSEQKEEKKEEKMVEQVEKNEEDDVFKIHSSTAFVSKINVVGQIDLAALNQSTRPKKKSKEEKRKEREEKDKQRTEQKKLMKDAIIKEIRKDDEKIVKTVDKAEDDKKKKKRSRINKEKVDINNVSAPSGIARPVPNSERTNKPAAGGHHPGNKPYNKSQQQGNRFKKPVVKAEVSDEDVAKQVKETLARLTSKGKNKTSKYRKEKRDAVSNRQQALEDQEMADSRILKLTEFVTANELASMMDVTVNQVIATCMSIGMMVSINQRLDAETINIVADEFGFKTEYVSADVSEAIVEEEDAEGDLESRAPIVTVMGHVDHGKTSLLDYVRKANVIAGEAGGITQHIGAYNVKLPDGKRITFLDTPGHEAFTAMRARGAKVTDIAIIIVAADDDIMPQTKEAINHAVAAGVPIVFAINKVDKPNANPEKIKESLAQMNFLVEEWGGKYQSQDISAKKGDGVHELLEKVLLEAELLDLKANPDRRATGSVIESTLDKGRGYVATVLVSNGTIKMGDIVLAGTNFGKVKAMFNERNQRIKQAGPSEPVLILGLNGAPTAGDTFHVLETEQEAREIANKREQLQREQGLRTQKLLTLDEVGRRIALGNFQELNIIVKGDVDGSIEALSDSLIKLSTPQIQVNVLHKAVGQISESDVTLAAASNAIIIGFQVRPSASARRFAEQEGVDIRMYSIIYDAIEEVKAAMEGMLAPVVKEEVTATIEVREVFHITKVGTVAGAMVKEGKVKRSNKARLIRDGIVIFTGEINALKRFKDDVKEVAVNYECGISLQNYSDIKVGDIIESFEEVEVKQTL, via the coding sequence ATGACGATTAGGTTAAACAAAGTAACAAGAGATTTGAATGTAGGAATCACGACGGTAGTCGAGTTCTTACAAAAAAAAGGATTTTCTATAGAGGCAAACCCGAATACGAAGATCACAGAAGAACAGTATGCTATTCTTGTAAAAGAGTTTAGTACAGATAAGAATTTGCGTATAGAATCGGAAAAATTTATTCAGGAACGCCAAAATAAAGATCGAAACAAAGCATCTATTTCAATTGATGGATTTGAAAAGGAAAAAAAGGAAGAGCCAGCTCAGAAGAAAGTGGAAAAAGTTATAAAAGTTACTGTTCCTGAAGATGCCATTCCTAAATTCAAACCAGTTGGGAAAATTGATTTGGAGAATTTGAATAAGAAGACTCATACAACACAAGCAGCTGCTCCTGCAAAAGAAGAGATTGTAGAAAAACCAAAACCTGCTGTTGCACCTCAGAAAGTCACTCCTCAGCCTGTTGCCGAACAAAAGCCAGCTGAAGTGCCTCAACCTCGTCCTGTTGTTCCGGAAAAGAAGGTAGAGATTCAAAAGGAAGTAACTAAAGCTCCTGTAATTGCAAAGGAAGAAGTAAAAGCAGAAAAGCAAGCAGAGCAAATTATTAAAGAAGAAAAACCTGTGGTTATTGTGAAGAAGGAATCTCCAAAACCAGTGGTGAATAAAGAGAATATGCCTAAATCTGAACAAAAAGAGGAGAAAAAGGAAGAAAAAATGGTTGAACAAGTGGAAAAAAACGAAGAAGATGATGTATTTAAGATACATTCTTCTACAGCGTTTGTATCTAAAATCAATGTAGTTGGTCAAATTGACCTTGCAGCGTTGAATCAGTCCACTCGTCCTAAAAAGAAGTCTAAAGAGGAAAAACGCAAAGAACGCGAAGAAAAAGATAAGCAGCGTACTGAGCAGAAGAAGTTGATGAAAGACGCTATTATCAAAGAGATAAGAAAGGATGATGAAAAAATAGTTAAGACTGTAGATAAGGCTGAGGATGATAAAAAGAAGAAAAAACGTAGCCGTATAAACAAGGAGAAAGTAGATATAAATAATGTATCTGCTCCTTCGGGAATAGCACGTCCTGTACCTAACAGCGAACGAACAAATAAACCTGCAGCTGGCGGACATCATCCGGGAAATAAACCGTATAACAAGTCTCAACAACAAGGGAATCGTTTTAAGAAACCTGTTGTAAAAGCAGAAGTTAGCGATGAAGATGTAGCAAAGCAAGTTAAAGAAACATTGGCACGTCTTACCTCTAAAGGTAAAAACAAAACTTCTAAATATCGTAAAGAGAAACGTGACGCTGTATCTAATCGTCAGCAGGCTCTTGAAGATCAGGAAATGGCAGACAGCAGAATACTTAAGCTTACAGAGTTTGTAACAGCAAACGAGTTGGCAAGTATGATGGACGTTACTGTAAACCAGGTTATCGCTACTTGTATGAGTATTGGTATGATGGTTTCTATCAACCAGCGTCTTGATGCTGAAACAATTAACATTGTGGCTGATGAGTTCGGATTTAAAACTGAATATGTTAGTGCAGATGTATCTGAAGCAATTGTTGAGGAAGAGGATGCTGAAGGTGATTTGGAATCTCGTGCACCAATCGTAACCGTAATGGGACACGTTGACCATGGTAAGACTTCATTGCTTGACTATGTTCGTAAGGCGAATGTAATTGCCGGTGAAGCCGGAGGTATTACTCAGCACATTGGAGCATATAATGTAAAGCTTCCTGATGGAAAAAGAATAACATTCCTGGATACTCCGGGTCACGAGGCATTTACTGCTATGCGTGCTCGTGGTGCGAAGGTAACAGATATCGCAATTATTATTGTTGCAGCGGATGATGATATAATGCCTCAGACAAAAGAGGCTATCAATCATGCTGTAGCTGCCGGTGTTCCTATCGTGTTTGCAATTAATAAGGTTGATAAACCGAATGCAAATCCCGAAAAGATTAAAGAATCATTGGCTCAAATGAATTTCTTAGTAGAAGAATGGGGTGGTAAATACCAGTCTCAGGATATTTCGGCTAAGAAAGGTGATGGAGTTCATGAATTACTTGAAAAAGTATTGCTTGAGGCTGAATTGCTTGACTTGAAAGCTAATCCAGATCGTCGTGCAACAGGTTCTGTCATTGAATCAACGTTAGATAAAGGACGTGGTTATGTTGCTACTGTTCTTGTATCAAACGGAACTATTAAGATGGGTGACATCGTATTGGCAGGAACAAACTTCGGTAAGGTAAAAGCTATGTTTAACGAACGTAATCAACGTATTAAACAAGCTGGTCCTTCAGAACCGGTATTGATTCTTGGTTTGAATGGTGCTCCAACTGCGGGTGATACATTCCATGTACTCGAAACAGAACAGGAAGCTCGTGAAATTGCCAATAAACGTGAACAATTGCAACGTGAACAGGGCTTACGTACTCAGAAACTTCTTACTTTGGATGAAGTTGGTCGTCGTATTGCTCTTGGTAACTTCCAGGAATTGAATATTATCGTGAAAGGTGACGTGGATGGTTCTATCGAAGCGTTGTCCGACTCATTGATCAAGCTTTCTACTCCACAGATTCAGGTTAATGTACTTCATAAGGCAGTAGGTCAGATTTCTGAATCAGATGTAACTCTGGCTGCGGCTTCCAATGCAATTATCATTGGATTCCAGGTACGCCCATCAGCTTCTGCACGTAGATTTGCAGAACAAGAAGGGGTTGACATCCGTATGTACTCTATCATCTACGATGCTATTGAAGAGGTGAAGGCTGCAATGGAAGGTATGCTTGCTCCGGTTGTTAAGGAGGAAGTTACTGCAACTATTGAAGTTCGCGAAGTATTCCATATCACTAAGGTGGGTACAGTAGCCGGTGCAATGGTTAAAGAAGGTAAGGTTAAACGTTCTAACAAGGCTCGTTTGATTCGTGACGGTATTGTAATCTTTACAGGAGAAATCAATGCACTGAAACGTTTCAAGGACGATGTGAAGGAAGTTGCTGTAAACTATGAATGTGGTATCAGTCTACAAAACTATAGCGACATTAAAGTAGGTGATATTATTGAATCATTCGAAGAGGTTGAAGTGAAACAGACTTTATAA
- a CDS encoding head GIN domain-containing protein has translation MKRIAKTISGLAMIMSVLALNTSCIEARRIKASGNYITKNIAVPDFNSIKVQGSEDILFSQSTDGKTSVKVYASDNIVDLLDIRVDDETLIVKHKNNFSIFGFGDNGNVKVIVSSPNIYGASVQGSGDILFKTIIKTDKLDLYVQGSGDINGNGIICNELRSTVQGSGDIAIKGIKCQNIEAGIQGSGDILYEGEANSVTLKTQGSGDINAANLKGMEVYATTQGSGSISCFAIHDLKAKIQGSGDVSYRGNPRVDFESNNKLHKID, from the coding sequence ATGAAAAGAATAGCAAAAACAATCAGTGGATTAGCAATGATTATGTCTGTATTGGCTTTAAATACAAGTTGCATTGAAGCCAGACGTATTAAAGCAAGCGGTAACTATATAACAAAAAATATAGCAGTGCCAGATTTTAATTCAATCAAGGTTCAGGGAAGTGAAGATATACTCTTTTCTCAAAGTACTGACGGAAAAACAAGTGTTAAGGTTTATGCTTCGGATAATATAGTAGACTTATTAGATATTAGAGTGGATGACGAAACATTAATCGTTAAACACAAAAATAATTTTTCCATATTTGGTTTTGGGGATAATGGTAATGTAAAAGTAATCGTATCAAGCCCTAATATATATGGAGCTTCAGTTCAGGGATCGGGAGATATTCTTTTCAAAACAATAATCAAAACAGACAAGCTTGATCTTTATGTTCAAGGTTCGGGAGATATTAATGGAAATGGCATTATTTGCAATGAATTGCGCTCAACCGTACAAGGATCTGGTGACATTGCAATAAAAGGTATCAAATGCCAAAATATAGAAGCAGGCATACAAGGATCGGGAGATATTCTTTATGAAGGCGAAGCAAACTCTGTTACTCTTAAAACTCAAGGTTCAGGAGATATCAATGCCGCAAACCTTAAAGGAATGGAAGTATATGCTACGACACAGGGATCGGGCAGTATTTCTTGTTTTGCTATTCATGACTTGAAAGCAAAAATACAGGGAAGCGGTGATGTTTCTTACAGAGGAAATCCTAGAGTCGATTTCGAGAGCAATAATAAGTTACATAAAATAGATTAA
- a CDS encoding deoxyribodipyrimidine photo-lyase, with protein sequence MKNRSRLLQQGIPGTGNILYWMSREQRVASNPALFFASYMAKEYGKQLEVLFVIDDNYPNANLRSFSFMIEGLQEVKLLLESLKIHFHIRIGTIPEEVIKHIHLHQNSIIVTDFNPLRHDVSWKKELLHSVSIPVYEVDGRNIVPCWISSDKQEYSARTIRPKITRLLYDYMHPLPDVESLKQEQTFVSESVDWKKILDSLKIDKSIAPINKAAGGKAAQKVLNQFIEERIRNYAIERNNTKANGCSELSPYLHFGQISALEVALKVIKECPDDDNRKAFLEQLIIRRELAENFCYYNPNYDSFEGFPSWAKKSLLDHQSDIREYLYTRAEFEQAQTHDSLWNEAQSTLVKSGTMHNYLRMYWGKKILEWSATAEEAMQTAVYLNDKYQLDGRDPNGYTGCAWCIGGLHDRPWFNHLIFGNVRYMGSKKISSQNRK encoded by the coding sequence ATGAAAAACCGTAGCCGCTTACTTCAACAGGGAATACCGGGAACCGGCAATATACTTTACTGGATGAGCCGGGAACAAAGAGTTGCCAGCAACCCAGCATTGTTCTTTGCATCGTATATGGCCAAAGAATACGGTAAGCAGCTGGAAGTACTGTTTGTTATCGACGATAATTACCCTAATGCCAATCTCCGGAGTTTTTCTTTCATGATTGAAGGTCTTCAAGAAGTTAAACTTCTTTTGGAGAGCCTAAAGATTCATTTTCATATCCGAATTGGAACGATTCCGGAAGAAGTAATAAAGCACATCCATCTTCATCAGAATTCTATAATAGTAACCGACTTCAATCCTTTACGCCACGATGTTTCATGGAAAAAAGAATTGCTTCATTCAGTTTCCATTCCTGTTTATGAGGTAGACGGACGAAATATTGTTCCCTGCTGGATCAGCTCTGACAAACAAGAATATTCGGCCCGAACTATTCGTCCGAAGATTACCCGATTACTTTACGATTACATGCATCCACTGCCTGATGTAGAATCACTAAAACAAGAACAAACTTTTGTATCCGAAAGCGTGGACTGGAAAAAAATTCTGGACTCCTTAAAAATAGACAAGAGTATAGCTCCCATAAATAAAGCTGCAGGAGGAAAAGCTGCACAGAAAGTATTAAATCAATTTATTGAAGAGCGGATAAGAAATTACGCTATTGAAAGGAATAACACCAAAGCAAACGGCTGTTCAGAGCTCTCGCCTTATCTTCACTTCGGACAGATTTCCGCATTGGAAGTAGCTTTGAAAGTAATAAAAGAATGTCCGGACGATGATAATAGAAAAGCATTTCTCGAACAACTGATTATTCGTAGAGAACTGGCAGAGAATTTCTGTTATTACAATCCTAATTACGACTCATTTGAAGGTTTTCCTTCATGGGCTAAGAAATCACTACTAGATCACCAATCCGATATAAGGGAGTATCTATATACTCGCGCTGAGTTTGAGCAGGCACAAACACATGATTCTCTTTGGAACGAAGCACAAAGCACACTTGTAAAAAGCGGAACCATGCACAATTACTTGCGAATGTATTGGGGGAAAAAGATTTTGGAATGGTCGGCTACTGCCGAAGAGGCCATGCAAACAGCAGTTTATCTGAACGATAAATATCAGCTGGACGGAAGAGATCCAAATGGATATACCGGATGTGCCTGGTGCATTGGAGGTCTCCACGATCGTCCCTGGTTTAACCACCTTATCTTTGGAAATGTACGATATATGGGATCTAAAAAAATAAGCAGCCAGAACCGGAAATAA
- a CDS encoding YgjP-like metallopeptidase domain-containing protein: MVGKEYSDKELGKIVIRENTRARRIVLRTRPEALYITVPRGVEMHEVQGAIEKFRARLIRSKKKVERKRIDLDFTIDAEFFKLSLVQGTQSKFLSYSELGITRIVCPPTANFDDDELQVWLRKVIEEALRKNAKIILPSRIDNLSKLHKLPYESLKINSSQGRWGSCSSRKSINLSYYLLLLPSYLVDYVILHELAHTKEMSHSDRFWTILDGLTQGRALELRKELRNYTTSF, translated from the coding sequence ATGGTTGGAAAGGAATATTCAGATAAAGAGTTAGGTAAGATTGTAATACGGGAAAATACTCGTGCCCGGCGTATTGTACTTCGTACCCGCCCAGAGGCTCTTTATATTACTGTTCCAAGAGGAGTAGAGATGCACGAAGTGCAAGGAGCTATTGAAAAATTCAGAGCAAGATTAATCCGTTCTAAAAAGAAAGTGGAACGTAAACGAATAGATCTTGATTTTACTATTGACGCAGAGTTTTTTAAGTTATCTTTAGTTCAGGGCACACAAAGTAAATTCTTATCTTATTCAGAATTGGGGATAACCCGTATTGTCTGTCCTCCAACAGCCAATTTTGATGATGATGAATTGCAAGTGTGGTTGCGTAAGGTTATCGAAGAAGCTTTACGTAAGAATGCGAAAATAATTTTACCTTCACGTATAGATAATCTTTCTAAACTACATAAGCTGCCCTACGAATCATTGAAAATTAATTCAAGCCAGGGTCGGTGGGGTAGCTGTTCTTCACGTAAAAGCATTAATCTTTCATATTATCTGTTACTGCTACCTTCATATCTTGTTGATTATGTGATTCTTCATGAACTTGCCCATACCAAAGAAATGAGTCATAGTGACAGGTTCTGGACTATACTTGATGGATTAACCCAGGGACGAGCTTTAGAATTACGCAAAGAACTCAGAAATTATACCACAAGTTTTTAG
- the nusA gene encoding transcription termination factor NusA, with product MAKKEETISLIDTFSEFKELKNIDRTTMVSVLEESFRSVITKMFGTDENYDVIVNPDKGDFEIWRNREVVEDENLTNPNMQISLTEAQKIDASYEVGEEVTDEVNFISFGRRAILNLRQTLASKILELEKDSIYAKYIDMVGTIINAEVYQIWKKEILLLDDEGNELLLPKTEQIPSDFYRKGETARAVVARVDNKNNNPKIILSRTSPVFLQRLFEMEVPEINDGLITIKKIARIPGERAKIAVESYDERIDPVGACVGVKGSRIHGIVRELRNENIDVINYTSNISLFIQRALSPAKVSSIRLNEEEKKAEVFLKPEEVSLAIGKGGMNIKLASMLTEYTIDVFRELDAATEDEDIYLDEFKDEIDEWVINAIKAIGIDTAKAVLSAPREMLIEKTDLEEETVDEVLRILKAEFED from the coding sequence ATGGCCAAGAAAGAGGAGACAATCAGCTTGATTGATACATTTTCGGAATTTAAAGAACTGAAGAATATTGATAGAACCACGATGGTAAGTGTACTCGAAGAGTCTTTCCGTAGTGTTATCACGAAAATGTTTGGCACGGATGAAAATTACGATGTTATCGTGAATCCGGATAAAGGAGATTTTGAGATATGGCGTAACCGTGAGGTAGTTGAAGATGAGAATCTTACTAATCCGAATATGCAGATATCACTAACAGAGGCTCAGAAAATAGATGCTTCTTATGAAGTTGGTGAAGAAGTAACAGACGAGGTTAATTTTATTAGTTTTGGCCGTCGTGCTATTCTGAATCTTCGTCAAACACTTGCCTCAAAAATTCTTGAGCTTGAAAAAGACAGTATTTACGCTAAGTATATTGACATGGTAGGAACTATCATCAATGCAGAAGTCTACCAAATTTGGAAGAAAGAAATTCTGTTGCTTGATGATGAAGGTAATGAGTTATTGTTGCCTAAAACAGAGCAGATACCAAGTGATTTCTATCGGAAAGGCGAAACTGCACGTGCCGTAGTTGCTCGTGTAGATAATAAAAACAACAATCCGAAGATTATCCTTTCACGTACTTCTCCTGTATTCCTGCAAAGATTATTTGAGATGGAAGTTCCGGAAATAAACGACGGACTGATTACAATTAAAAAAATTGCCCGTATTCCTGGCGAACGCGCAAAAATTGCGGTAGAATCCTATGATGAAAGAATTGATCCGGTAGGAGCTTGTGTGGGTGTTAAAGGTAGTCGTATTCATGGTATTGTTCGTGAACTTCGTAATGAAAATATTGATGTAATTAATTACACTTCTAATATTTCATTATTTATTCAGCGTGCTTTAAGTCCGGCAAAAGTCTCTTCTATTCGTTTGAATGAAGAAGAAAAGAAGGCTGAAGTCTTTTTGAAACCGGAAGAAGTTTCGCTTGCTATCGGTAAAGGCGGTATGAATATCAAACTTGCCAGTATGTTAACTGAGTACACCATTGATGTGTTCCGCGAACTGGACGCAGCTACTGAGGATGAAGATATCTATCTTGATGAATTCAAAGATGAGATCGATGAGTGGGTGATTAATGCAATTAAAGCTATTGGCATTGATACAGCAAAAGCTGTACTTAGTGCTCCACGCGAGATGCTGATCGAAAAAACCGACTTGGAAGAAGAAACGGTGGATGAGGTATTACGCATTTTGAAAGCGGAATTTGAAGACTAA
- a CDS encoding DUF4252 domain-containing protein, which yields MKSALFILWMTLVSVTVSAQDFASRFLENHKPDGNLTCVTISPKMMEKVMDLDVDDEGKMMDMISKLKSMQMLTTQNNGHKYYKEALKILDKNSDRFEPYLSFEDKSENFQIMVRKKRSSIIELVMLMCENDCFTIINFTGNMSQDFIARLAKSMEPKHS from the coding sequence ACTCTGGTATCTGTTACGGTTTCTGCGCAGGATTTTGCTTCTCGTTTTTTAGAGAATCATAAGCCTGATGGCAATCTCACTTGTGTGACTATCAGTCCGAAGATGATGGAAAAGGTAATGGATCTGGATGTGGATGATGAAGGTAAAATGATGGACATGATCTCAAAGCTTAAAAGCATGCAGATGCTTACTACTCAGAATAATGGGCATAAGTATTATAAAGAAGCTTTGAAGATTCTCGATAAGAATTCAGATCGGTTTGAACCGTATCTTTCTTTCGAAGATAAATCTGAGAACTTTCAGATCATGGTCAGGAAAAAGAGGAGTTCTATTATTGAACTGGTAATGTTGATGTGTGAAAATGATTGTTTCACAATTATAAACTTTACCGGAAACATGAGTCAAGACTTTATAGCCAGGTTGGCTAAATCAATGGAGCCTAAACACTCATAA